One window of Myripristis murdjan chromosome 8, fMyrMur1.1, whole genome shotgun sequence genomic DNA carries:
- the LOC115363409 gene encoding uncharacterized protein LOC115363409 codes for MRKNPSVPAERLLNSTIDPAVIKTNSFHRDRRGLKSMEVIETIVTENVEVEDNETVVSNLDADKTKAEFVWTLQATWHLVNTRLEMDQAFDQPVCKKKKLWEMVAEKVNAKQGESGVGDVHVKAYECDLKWRNMLATYRKNAERARRLGPGSVHWEFFKAMHDVLGKSREEIEAQRRAKLSGTKLGKAIASKRFTPILPTPPLTAAPSCPSRPPQDVLQLYMELQERKMNMWAQQKALEERKIEAINNLAQAISSLAQRNSAQLVKDGH; via the exons ATGCGGAAAAATCCATCGGTGCCCGCAGAGAGGTTGTTAAACTCCACGATAGATCCAgcagtaataaaaacaaacagcttccACCGGGACCGCCGCGGGTTAAAAAGCATGGAAGTGATCGAGACTATCGTGACAGAAAACGTGGAAGTGGAGGACAATGAAACGGTGGTGTCCAACCTGGATGCCGACAAGACAAAAGCAG AGTTTGTGTGGACCCTGCAGGCCACATGGCACCTCGTCAACACCCGCCTGGAGATGGACCAGGCTTTTGACCAGCCGGTgtgcaagaagaagaaactttGGGAGATGGTGGCGGAAAAGGTGAACGCCAAGCAGGGGGAGTCGGGGGTCGGCGACGTCCACGTCAAGGCCTACGAGTGCGACCTGAAGTGGAGGAACATGCTGGCCACGTACCGGAAGAACGCGGAGCGGGCCAGGCGGCTGGGCCCGGGCAGCGTGCACTGGGAGTTCTTCAAAGCCATGCACGACGTGCTGGGAAAGAGCCGGGAGGAGATCGAGGCGCAGCGCCGGGCCAAGCTCAGCGGCACCAAACTGGGCAAGGCCATCGCCAGCAAGAGGTTCACCCCCATCCTGCCCACGCCTCCCCTGACCGCCGCGCCCTCCTGCCCCTCCCGCCCCCCGCAGGACGTCCTGCAGCTGTACAtggagctgcaggagaggaagatgaacaTGTGGGCCCAGCAGAAAGccctggaggagaggaagatagaaGCCATCAACAACCTGGCCCAGGCCATCTCCAGCCTGGCGCAGAGGAACAGCGCACAGCTGGTCAAGGACGGGCACTGA